In a genomic window of Occallatibacter riparius:
- a CDS encoding acyltransferase family protein, with product MTTGEQREGLDREPAPSLHDDLVGTPTPSRPARPTWLPSYIPELQGLRGIAVLLVVLYHSHPRFQRTPFYSASLWGWTGVNLFFVLSGFLITSILLESREKPHYFRNFYARRALRIWPVYLLALAVCYLKADWFVGMPVAQAIRTAPWWAYLLFIQNLFHLDLPAGLGPTWSLAIEEQYYLLWAPLVRVLRKPWMLAGALATALIASPLFRTTHFVWITKTHTLTHLDGIAMGSLLALGLYTVAWGRRTWLILGLCAIVIGFTLAGTVAGGTAFLDSALTCGFGGAVLSSIAATGFRNPVNALLRRGPLPFYGRISYGMYMTHIMVFIYYGWFDARMDAYGTLGDLAVVAFRLAVCTAVATILWYGFESRILKLKRYFER from the coding sequence GTGACAACGGGCGAACAGCGTGAGGGCCTGGACCGTGAGCCCGCGCCCTCATTACACGACGATCTAGTAGGAACACCTACGCCCAGCAGACCTGCGCGTCCCACCTGGCTCCCCTCTTACATCCCTGAACTCCAGGGACTGCGCGGCATTGCCGTGCTCCTCGTCGTCCTCTACCATTCGCATCCGCGCTTTCAGCGCACGCCGTTTTATTCGGCCTCGCTCTGGGGCTGGACGGGCGTCAACCTCTTTTTCGTCCTCTCCGGATTCCTGATCACTTCAATCCTGCTTGAATCACGCGAGAAGCCGCACTACTTCCGCAATTTTTATGCCCGCCGCGCCCTGCGCATCTGGCCCGTGTATCTGCTCGCCCTCGCCGTCTGCTATCTCAAAGCCGACTGGTTCGTGGGCATGCCGGTTGCGCAGGCCATCCGCACCGCACCGTGGTGGGCTTACCTGCTCTTCATTCAGAACCTGTTTCATCTCGATCTGCCCGCCGGACTCGGCCCCACCTGGTCACTCGCGATCGAAGAGCAGTACTACCTGCTCTGGGCGCCGCTTGTTCGCGTCCTGCGCAAGCCGTGGATGCTCGCCGGCGCGTTGGCCACCGCGCTCATCGCGTCGCCGCTCTTCCGCACAACCCACTTCGTGTGGATCACCAAGACCCACACCCTCACGCATCTCGACGGCATCGCCATGGGCAGCCTGCTCGCGCTCGGCCTCTACACAGTTGCGTGGGGCCGCCGTACCTGGCTCATCCTCGGGCTCTGCGCAATCGTCATCGGCTTCACGCTCGCCGGAACCGTCGCCGGCGGAACCGCTTTCCTCGACTCTGCTCTCACCTGCGGATTCGGCGGCGCAGTTCTCTCGTCCATTGCGGCTACGGGCTTTCGCAACCCGGTCAATGCCCTTCTGAGGCGAGGACCACTTCCCTTCTACGGCCGTATCAGCTACGGCATGTACATGACGCACATCATGGTCTTCATCTACTACGGCTGGTTCGATGCGCGCATGGACGCCTATGGCACCCTCGGCGACCTCGCGGTTGTCGCGTTCCGCCTCGCGGTATGCACCGCCGTAGCCACAATCCTCTGGTACGGCTTCGAGTCCCGTATCCTCAAGCTGAAGCGCTACTTCGAGCGCTGA
- a CDS encoding aryl-sulfate sulfotransferase: MVSSPALDRSSVFLRLLLPLAFSALLAGCSNLQLAAPGSGPQPPSGPPPNPGGNGTVTITPQVAAIAPGQTVRFSASATNGGAIQWSVSGGGAIDQSGNYTAPPSIVQSENVTVTAALSSNPAQDYATAVVSVIQPGTIACPDTTGNPQVAQYTVYLPAPGNVQVDFGPTSGYGRNTWRRPTPSANGGQVQLWVAGMLGNTRYHIRGTAFLSNGAVFTDADQTCTTGTPPPTSPVQVTASGTPQPGIELWNTVLPMTDSQAFATDLSGNVIWTYAYKHSPSDILQGVQLLPNGNLLMLISFLSSTNPHNESSLINEVREVDLAGNTIRSVKVADLNTKLAASTSLHDAGGAPYNFRGFHHDVVPLPNGHLVILADYAKVFSNLPGASGPTAVLGDAIVDVDPDGNPDWVWSSFDHLDINRHPMNFPDWTHSNNMLYSADDHNLLLSMRHQNWIIKIEFLDGLGSGKVLWHLGKDGDFKLINGTDPTDWFYAQHGMNYASSNTTGVFRLVLMDNGNDRFYPSGQVLCNPLAGTPPPTCYSTIPVIDVDERAMTATLVHHYQPGPADFSYFGGNAELLANGDFEAAFASTHNGGIVQELDPNSLNVIWQAATPGASQYHVNRWASLYPGVQW, encoded by the coding sequence ATGGTCTCTTCCCCCGCACTTGATCGATCCAGCGTCTTCCTGCGTCTTCTCCTGCCCCTCGCCTTCTCCGCGCTCCTCGCTGGCTGCAGCAACCTCCAGCTTGCCGCCCCCGGATCCGGCCCTCAGCCTCCTTCAGGCCCACCACCTAATCCCGGAGGCAACGGAACTGTCACCATCACGCCGCAGGTTGCTGCCATCGCTCCCGGTCAGACCGTCCGCTTCTCCGCCAGCGCCACCAACGGCGGAGCCATCCAGTGGTCCGTCTCCGGCGGCGGCGCAATCGACCAGTCCGGCAACTACACCGCACCCCCCTCCATCGTCCAGAGCGAAAACGTCACCGTCACCGCCGCCCTCAGTTCCAATCCCGCCCAGGACTACGCCACCGCCGTGGTGTCCGTCATCCAGCCCGGCACCATCGCCTGCCCTGACACCACTGGCAATCCCCAGGTCGCCCAGTACACGGTCTACCTGCCCGCTCCCGGCAATGTTCAGGTTGATTTCGGCCCCACCTCGGGCTATGGCCGCAACACCTGGCGGCGTCCCACCCCCTCCGCCAATGGTGGACAGGTCCAGCTCTGGGTGGCCGGCATGCTCGGCAACACCCGCTATCACATACGCGGCACCGCCTTCCTCAGCAACGGAGCCGTATTCACGGATGCCGACCAGACCTGCACCACCGGCACTCCGCCGCCCACCTCTCCCGTCCAGGTCACCGCTTCCGGCACTCCCCAGCCGGGCATCGAGCTCTGGAACACGGTCTTGCCGATGACCGACTCCCAGGCCTTCGCCACCGATCTCAGCGGCAATGTCATCTGGACCTACGCCTACAAGCACAGCCCCAGCGACATCCTCCAGGGCGTCCAGCTGTTGCCCAACGGCAACCTGCTCATGCTCATCTCATTCCTCTCGTCCACCAATCCCCACAACGAGAGCAGCCTCATTAACGAGGTCCGCGAGGTCGACCTCGCCGGCAACACCATCCGTTCCGTCAAAGTGGCAGACCTCAACACCAAACTCGCCGCGTCCACATCCCTTCACGACGCCGGCGGCGCGCCCTACAACTTCAGAGGCTTCCATCATGACGTGGTTCCGCTTCCCAACGGTCACCTGGTCATCCTCGCCGATTACGCAAAAGTCTTCAGCAATCTCCCCGGCGCTTCCGGTCCCACCGCGGTTCTAGGCGACGCCATCGTCGACGTCGACCCCGACGGCAACCCTGACTGGGTCTGGAGCTCCTTCGATCACCTCGACATCAATCGCCACCCCATGAACTTCCCCGACTGGACGCATTCCAACAACATGCTCTACTCGGCCGACGACCATAACCTGCTGCTCTCCATGCGCCACCAGAACTGGATCATCAAAATCGAATTCCTCGACGGCCTCGGCTCCGGAAAAGTCCTCTGGCATCTCGGCAAAGACGGCGACTTCAAGCTCATCAACGGCACTGATCCCACTGACTGGTTCTACGCCCAGCACGGCATGAACTACGCCAGCTCCAACACCACCGGCGTCTTCCGACTCGTCCTCATGGACAACGGCAACGACCGCTTCTATCCCTCCGGACAGGTCCTCTGTAATCCCCTTGCCGGAACCCCGCCCCCCACCTGCTATTCCACCATTCCAGTGATCGATGTCGACGAGCGCGCCATGACCGCAACCCTCGTCCATCACTATCAGCCCGGTCCTGCCGACTTCAGCTACTTCGGAGGCAACGCCGAGCTCCTTGCCAACGGCGACTTCGAAGCCGCCTTCGCCTCCACCCACAACGGCGGCATCGTGCAGGAGCTCGATCCCAACTCGCTCAATGTAATCTGGCAGGCCGCAACCCCCGGCGCATCGCAGTACCACGTCAATCGCTGGGCCAGCCTCTATCCCGGCGTCCAGTGGTGA
- a CDS encoding phytoene desaturase family protein: MMRANVIGAGPNGLSAAVVLAAAGLQVEVFEAEQQPGGAARTMELTLPGFRNDFGSAVYPLGVGSPFFNTLPAAELGLEWVHGEACVAHPLDDGSAVFLEDTLEAQEWELGADGKAWVDLMRPAAERWWDFAEDVLRPPLHVPKHPFLMARFGLHAVQSADALAGRFKTDRAKALLGGIVGHSLLSFDQLMSAAVGMMFGASAPAVGWPVAKGGAQAIPNALIRRLEQLGGVVHTGRRIDSLDEIDTRDAVTMCDVTAHQLLKIAGPRLSPIYRRTLERFEYGPGAFKIDYALSEPIPWKAADCRRAMTVHLGGTYAEIAHSEYEVWKGRIAERPYVLLTQPSLYDETRAPAGKHTAWAYCHVPNGSKVDRTQAMEDQIERFAPGFRDCVLARRVSGPAELESMDANLSGGDINAGAFHMKQVLFRPGIRMYRTGTKGLYLCSASTPPGGGVHGMCGYNAAQAALRDLRL; this comes from the coding sequence ATGATGCGAGCCAATGTGATTGGTGCGGGACCGAACGGGTTGTCGGCAGCGGTGGTGCTCGCCGCAGCGGGGCTGCAGGTGGAGGTGTTCGAGGCGGAGCAGCAGCCGGGCGGCGCGGCGCGCACCATGGAGCTGACGCTGCCGGGCTTCAGGAATGACTTTGGTTCGGCGGTGTATCCGCTGGGCGTGGGCTCGCCTTTTTTCAATACCTTGCCGGCGGCAGAACTGGGGCTCGAATGGGTGCATGGCGAGGCTTGCGTCGCGCATCCGCTGGATGATGGCTCCGCGGTGTTTCTTGAGGACACGCTCGAGGCGCAGGAGTGGGAGCTGGGCGCCGATGGGAAGGCATGGGTTGATCTGATGCGGCCCGCGGCGGAGCGGTGGTGGGATTTCGCAGAAGACGTGTTGCGGCCGCCGCTGCATGTGCCGAAGCACCCGTTTTTGATGGCGCGGTTTGGATTGCATGCGGTGCAGTCAGCGGATGCGCTGGCAGGGCGATTCAAGACGGATCGCGCGAAGGCGCTGCTGGGCGGAATAGTAGGGCACTCGCTGCTGTCGTTCGATCAGTTGATGAGCGCCGCAGTAGGGATGATGTTTGGAGCGAGCGCGCCGGCGGTTGGGTGGCCGGTGGCGAAGGGCGGAGCGCAGGCGATTCCGAATGCATTGATCCGGAGGCTGGAGCAACTGGGCGGAGTGGTGCATACCGGCAGACGCATTGATTCGCTTGACGAGATTGATACGCGGGATGCGGTGACGATGTGCGATGTGACGGCGCATCAGTTGCTGAAGATCGCAGGGCCGCGGCTGAGTCCAATTTATCGGCGCACGCTGGAGCGATTTGAGTACGGGCCGGGGGCGTTCAAGATTGACTATGCGCTGTCAGAGCCGATTCCGTGGAAGGCCGCTGATTGCCGGCGAGCGATGACGGTGCACCTGGGAGGCACGTATGCGGAGATTGCGCATTCCGAGTACGAAGTGTGGAAGGGACGGATTGCGGAGCGGCCCTATGTGCTGCTGACCCAGCCCTCGCTGTACGACGAGACGCGCGCGCCTGCCGGCAAGCACACCGCGTGGGCGTATTGCCACGTGCCGAATGGGTCGAAGGTCGATCGCACCCAGGCAATGGAAGATCAGATTGAGCGGTTTGCACCGGGGTTCCGCGATTGCGTGCTGGCGCGGCGGGTGTCAGGGCCTGCGGAACTCGAGAGCATGGACGCGAACCTGAGCGGCGGCGACATTAATGCGGGGGCGTTCCACATGAAGCAGGTGCTGTTCCGGCCGGGGATTCGCATGTATCGCACGGGAACGAAGGGATTGTATCTGTGTTCCGCGTCGACTCCGCCGGGCGGCGGAGTCCACGGCATGTGCGGGTATAACGCCGCGCAGGCAGCGCTACGCGATCTGCGCCTCTAG
- a CDS encoding acetate/propionate family kinase, whose product MASFPVLVLNSGSSSIKFCIYDAGDGQRDKLFEGAVDGIGTDLGKFWMKDRDGKKIVDETPSLPNRAVAFSLVSDALHSGKFPAPAAIGHRTVCGGPGISENQIITPELVDEIESYAALAPLHTPIAVYIMRQALKLFPGVPNFAVLDTYFHRTMSELVKAMPIPAEFVAMGVRRYGYHGISYESIIHQLQPDVPQKLIVAHLGNGASITAIRDGKCVDTSMGLTPTGGIISGTRTGDIDPGVVLFMLNKIAETGVSAKQAADKLETLVSKKSGLLGVSELSNDMRDLRDAIKDGNAKARLAVDKFVWTLQKWIGGFVAELGGLDMLVFTGGIGENDIASRAEICTGLEALGIKLDAAHNNVRGEATISAEDSLVTVRVIPPAEDLMIVNHVMRLLTEQPAPAKLEAQIA is encoded by the coding sequence ATGGCGTCTTTTCCCGTTCTCGTCCTGAACAGCGGCTCATCCTCCATCAAGTTCTGCATCTACGACGCAGGCGACGGTCAGCGCGACAAGCTCTTCGAGGGCGCAGTCGATGGCATCGGCACCGACCTCGGCAAGTTCTGGATGAAAGACCGCGACGGCAAAAAGATCGTCGACGAAACGCCCTCGCTGCCCAATCGCGCCGTTGCATTCTCGCTCGTCTCTGACGCGCTTCACTCCGGCAAGTTCCCTGCCCCCGCAGCCATCGGCCACCGCACCGTCTGCGGCGGCCCCGGCATCAGTGAGAACCAGATCATCACTCCCGAACTCGTCGACGAGATCGAGAGCTACGCCGCACTCGCGCCTCTGCACACGCCGATCGCCGTCTACATCATGCGGCAGGCGCTCAAGCTCTTCCCCGGCGTGCCCAACTTCGCCGTGCTCGACACCTACTTTCACCGCACTATGTCCGAGCTCGTGAAAGCCATGCCCATCCCCGCCGAGTTCGTCGCGATGGGCGTGCGCCGCTACGGCTATCACGGCATCTCCTACGAATCGATCATCCATCAGCTCCAGCCCGACGTGCCTCAGAAGCTCATCGTCGCCCACCTCGGCAACGGCGCATCCATCACCGCCATCCGCGACGGAAAATGCGTCGATACATCGATGGGCCTCACCCCCACAGGCGGCATCATCAGCGGCACGCGCACGGGCGACATCGATCCCGGCGTGGTTCTCTTCATGCTCAACAAGATTGCTGAAACCGGCGTGAGCGCCAAGCAAGCCGCCGACAAGCTCGAGACGCTGGTCAGCAAGAAGTCCGGCCTGCTCGGCGTGAGCGAACTCTCCAACGACATGCGCGACCTGCGTGACGCCATCAAAGACGGCAACGCCAAGGCGCGCCTCGCTGTCGACAAGTTCGTGTGGACGCTGCAGAAATGGATCGGCGGCTTCGTCGCTGAACTCGGCGGCCTCGACATGCTCGTTTTCACCGGAGGCATTGGTGAGAACGACATCGCCTCCCGCGCCGAGATCTGCACCGGCCTCGAAGCGCTCGGCATCAAGCTCGATGCAGCACACAACAACGTCCGCGGCGAAGCTACCATCTCCGCGGAAGACTCGCTCGTGACCGTGCGAGTGATCCCGCCGGCTGAAGACCTGATGATTGTGAATCACGTCATGCGCCTGCTTACCGAGCAGCCCGCACCTGCAAAGCTAGAGGCGCAGATCGCGTAG
- a CDS encoding lipase maturation factor family protein, with amino-acid sequence MTMEKAISTLRRWFDPQMGARNGFAARWIWVRALALIYFSAFFSLLFQIKGLIGPEGIEPAGVYLRAIAQYYGRTAWWHAPTLFWFSSSSAAVMTVTWLGIAASLLAFCNVWPRANLFVCWICFLSFVTSAGDFSSYQSDGMLLEAGFISLFFAPPGLWPGLAAERPSSQISLWLLRWEWFRIYFESGIVKELSGDPQWRNFTAMDEYYQNSPLPTWIGWYVQHLPHWFHAASVVGTLLLEFVLVWMLFFPRRVRLICFLIVTPWEIGVILTGNYAFLNYIVLALGFLLLDDVYLRRVLPVRFRDLWWRESSPAQADLRRGTRVRQGLHAAGVVLSGVVLLWIGYATTAEMLGMIGVSVLPMKPVTLLEPFRIANQYGLFAVMTRGRYEIEFQGSEDGENWQPYLFTHKPQLLNEAPRIYAPYQPRFDWNLWFASLGNWQQNEFVPSTEEKLLMNDRDVVGLFRSDPFNGKAPRFVRAVLWQYWFTSIEEKRKTGNWWRRTMLGLYAPAIERTPDGQFEISAPPDALPRHD; translated from the coding sequence ATGACCATGGAGAAAGCGATCTCCACCCTGCGGCGGTGGTTCGATCCTCAGATGGGCGCGCGCAATGGCTTTGCGGCGCGCTGGATCTGGGTGCGGGCGCTGGCGCTGATTTACTTCTCCGCATTCTTCTCGCTGCTGTTCCAAATCAAAGGATTGATCGGGCCGGAGGGGATTGAGCCGGCGGGCGTGTATCTGCGCGCGATTGCGCAGTACTACGGGCGCACGGCGTGGTGGCATGCGCCGACGCTGTTCTGGTTCTCGTCGAGCTCGGCGGCCGTGATGACGGTGACGTGGCTCGGGATTGCCGCGTCGTTGCTGGCGTTCTGCAACGTGTGGCCGCGCGCGAATCTCTTCGTGTGCTGGATCTGCTTTCTGTCCTTTGTGACTTCGGCCGGGGATTTCTCGAGTTATCAGTCGGACGGCATGCTGCTGGAGGCGGGATTCATCTCGCTGTTTTTTGCGCCGCCGGGGTTGTGGCCGGGGCTCGCGGCGGAGCGGCCGTCGTCGCAGATCAGCTTGTGGCTGCTGCGCTGGGAGTGGTTCCGGATCTATTTCGAGTCGGGGATTGTGAAGGAGCTGAGCGGCGATCCGCAGTGGCGCAACTTCACCGCGATGGATGAGTACTACCAGAACAGCCCGCTGCCCACATGGATCGGTTGGTATGTGCAGCACTTGCCGCACTGGTTTCATGCGGCAAGCGTGGTGGGCACTCTGTTGCTGGAGTTTGTGCTGGTGTGGATGCTGTTCTTTCCGCGGCGGGTGCGGTTGATCTGCTTTTTGATTGTGACGCCGTGGGAGATCGGAGTGATTCTCACGGGGAATTATGCGTTCCTGAATTACATCGTGCTGGCGCTTGGGTTTCTGCTGCTGGATGACGTTTACCTGAGACGAGTTTTGCCGGTTCGCTTCAGGGATTTGTGGTGGAGAGAGAGTTCTCCCGCCCAAGCAGACCTTAGACGGGGCACACGCGTTCGGCAGGGATTGCATGCGGCGGGAGTGGTGCTATCGGGGGTCGTCCTGCTGTGGATTGGATATGCTACGACGGCGGAGATGCTGGGCATGATCGGCGTGAGCGTGTTGCCGATGAAGCCGGTTACGCTGCTCGAGCCATTCCGCATCGCGAATCAATATGGGCTGTTTGCGGTGATGACGCGCGGCCGGTACGAGATTGAGTTTCAGGGGTCGGAGGATGGTGAGAACTGGCAGCCGTATCTGTTTACGCACAAACCGCAGCTCTTGAATGAGGCTCCGCGGATTTATGCGCCCTATCAGCCGCGGTTCGACTGGAATTTGTGGTTCGCATCGCTCGGCAACTGGCAGCAGAACGAGTTCGTGCCCTCCACCGAAGAGAAGCTTTTAATGAACGATCGCGACGTGGTGGGGCTGTTTCGCAGCGATCCGTTTAATGGCAAGGCTCCGCGATTTGTGCGTGCGGTGCTGTGGCAGTACTGGTTTACGAGCATCGAAGAGAAGCGAAAGACGGGCAACTGGTGGCGGCGCACGATGCTGGGGCTGTATGCTCCGGCTATCGAGCGCACGCCGGATGGGCAGTTCGAGATTTCGGCGCCTCCGGATGCGTTGCCGCGGCACGACTAG
- a CDS encoding alpha/beta fold hydrolase: MDSNNMFSRRQLLELAGFSAGATLLGHALPHTANANSTASVASFGPIKQIDAGLLSIGYAEQGPSDGVPVILLHGWPYDIYSFVDVAPILASRGYRVFVPFLRGYGSTRFLSDQTMRNGQPSALALDTVAFMDALKLDKAILAGFDWGARTADIVAALWPQRTKALVSVSGYLIGSQEAGKAPLPPSAELQWWYQFYFATDRGRAGYDKYRRDFARLIWQLASPKWNFDDATFARSAAAFDNPDHVAIVVHNYRWRLGLAEGEPKYDAYEKQLAQAPQITVPTITIEGDANGAPHPAPASYAKRFSGKYEHRNITGGIGHNLPQEAPQAFAQAVIDADKL, encoded by the coding sequence TTGGATTCCAATAACATGTTCTCGCGCCGCCAACTTCTCGAACTCGCAGGGTTCTCTGCTGGAGCCACCCTCCTGGGCCACGCGCTGCCTCACACCGCAAACGCCAATTCCACTGCGTCTGTTGCATCCTTCGGCCCCATCAAGCAGATCGACGCGGGCTTGCTCAGCATCGGCTACGCGGAACAGGGCCCGAGCGACGGAGTCCCAGTGATCCTGTTGCACGGCTGGCCCTATGACATCTACAGCTTCGTCGATGTCGCACCGATTCTGGCATCCCGTGGATACCGCGTCTTTGTCCCCTTCCTGCGCGGATACGGCAGCACGCGTTTCCTCTCGGACCAGACAATGCGCAACGGCCAGCCGTCGGCTCTTGCTCTCGACACCGTCGCCTTCATGGACGCTCTCAAGCTGGACAAAGCCATCCTCGCGGGCTTCGATTGGGGCGCCCGCACCGCCGACATCGTTGCCGCTCTCTGGCCTCAGAGAACCAAAGCCCTGGTCTCCGTGAGCGGCTACCTCATTGGCAGCCAGGAAGCCGGCAAGGCCCCTCTGCCTCCCAGCGCCGAGCTGCAATGGTGGTATCAGTTCTACTTCGCCACAGATCGCGGCCGTGCCGGATACGACAAATATCGCCGCGATTTCGCCAGGCTCATCTGGCAGCTCGCCTCGCCGAAATGGAACTTCGATGACGCAACCTTCGCGCGAAGCGCAGCCGCCTTCGACAATCCCGATCACGTTGCCATCGTCGTCCACAATTACCGCTGGCGGCTAGGCCTCGCGGAAGGGGAGCCGAAGTACGACGCCTACGAGAAGCAGCTGGCGCAAGCCCCGCAGATCACCGTGCCGACCATCACCATCGAAGGCGATGCCAACGGTGCTCCCCATCCCGCTCCTGCTTCCTACGCAAAACGGTTCTCGGGCAAGTACGAACACCGCAACATCACCGGCGGCATCGGACACAACCTTCCCCAGGAAGCCCCGCAGGCCTTCGCCCAGGCAGTCATCGACGCCGACAAACTCTAA